The proteins below come from a single Tissierella sp. MB52-C2 genomic window:
- a CDS encoding L-serine ammonia-lyase, iron-sulfur-dependent, subunit alpha — MIDNNLLIEILKDQVKPALGCTEPGAVAYAVARAKEILNSSVENLIIRVNSNILKNGLGVGIPGTSERGIIFAAALALIVGKSEYGLEVLKDVKNESIKPALDITNSKIISLDLNKEAEGLYISVEAFGHNGKSKVVIKNSHTNIVFESKNDKILLDKDSLDKDQTISVNNLNHEIKYEIQNFTIDQLIDFASNGNIEDLSFIQDGIDMNLCLAKVGISENLGMGLGKYLYDNITDIYTKAKAYTSGASEARMSGYPLPVMSSAGSGNHGLVTIIPLSIIGKEKNFSDEKIIRSITLSHLVTIYVKSYIGSLSPVCGCGVAAGVGCAAGLTFLNDGSYEQIKGSINNMIAGITGMICDGAKLGCSYKLSISVDAAIDAANMALKNIFIPLDNGILGETTEQTIKNLAHVSNTGMNNTDNIILDVMLNKC; from the coding sequence ATGATAGATAATAATCTTTTGATTGAAATATTGAAGGATCAGGTAAAGCCTGCTCTTGGATGTACAGAGCCTGGAGCTGTAGCTTATGCTGTTGCTCGTGCTAAGGAAATACTTAATTCTAGTGTTGAAAATTTAATCATTCGCGTTAATAGTAATATATTAAAAAATGGATTAGGTGTAGGCATCCCCGGAACTAGTGAACGTGGAATTATTTTCGCTGCTGCCCTTGCGTTAATTGTTGGAAAATCTGAATATGGATTAGAAGTTCTTAAAGACGTTAAAAATGAAAGTATAAAACCAGCCTTAGATATTACAAATTCCAAAATCATTAGTTTAGATTTAAATAAAGAAGCTGAAGGACTTTATATTTCTGTGGAAGCCTTTGGACATAATGGTAAATCAAAGGTTGTTATTAAGAACTCTCATACAAATATAGTATTTGAAAGCAAAAACGATAAAATTTTACTGGACAAAGATAGTTTAGATAAAGATCAGACTATTTCTGTTAATAATCTAAACCATGAAATAAAATATGAAATCCAAAATTTTACCATAGATCAACTTATAGACTTTGCATCTAATGGAAATATTGAAGACCTATCCTTTATTCAAGATGGAATAGATATGAATCTATGCCTTGCAAAGGTGGGAATCTCTGAAAATCTAGGAATGGGGCTTGGTAAATACTTATATGATAATATAACAGATATATATACTAAGGCTAAGGCCTATACCTCTGGAGCTTCTGAAGCAAGAATGTCTGGCTACCCTCTTCCTGTAATGAGTAGTGCTGGTTCTGGAAATCATGGACTTGTAACAATTATACCTTTAAGTATAATTGGAAAAGAAAAGAACTTCTCAGATGAAAAAATAATCCGCTCCATTACCCTTAGCCATTTAGTAACCATTTATGTTAAATCCTATATAGGCTCCCTATCCCCTGTATGTGGATGTGGGGTGGCTGCTGGAGTTGGTTGTGCTGCCGGACTTACATTTTTAAATGATGGGAGTTATGAACAAATTAAAGGTTCTATTAATAATATGATTGCAGGTATAACTGGAATGATATGTGATGGAGCGAAACTAGGCTGTTCCTATAAACTTTCCATATCTGTTGATGCAGCTATTGATGCAGCTAATATGGCATTGAAGAATATATTCATTCCCTTAGATAATGGAATCTTAGGTGAAACAACAGAACAAACCATTAAAAACCTAGCCCATGTATCAAATACCGGTATGAATAACACTGATAATATTATATTAGATGTTATGTTGAACAAATGTTAG
- a CDS encoding MATE family efflux transporter — translation MKGSEILKNDIKENYIFSRKNLIYLIMPLIFEQLLAVAVGMADTVMVASVGESGVSAVSLVDSVNILLINLFAALATGGAVVAGQYIGRNQKEKASKAGEQLIVFATLISLVIMVVMYIGRSFILNVVFGSIEPVVAKYANTYMNIVFASIPFIAVYNSGAALFRAMGNSKVTMKISLIMNTINVVGNAILIYGFGMGVEGAAIPTLISRAVAAIIIVLLLRDESLAIHISKAFKYKFDGKMVKNILQIGIPNGIENSMFQLGKILLLSIVSGFGTAAITANAVANTVTAFQFLPGAAIGLGLVTVVSQCVGAGDYDQARYYTKVLHKYAYMALALVNGIIILASPFILKMYNLSPETAALARKIIIFYGIHACLVWPLGFTLPNTLRAANDVRYAMIISVSSMWITRIGLGILFAKYLDFGMFGVWIAMICDWYVRAAFFIHRYRGSKWEEKTAHHL, via the coding sequence TTGAAGGGATCTGAAATATTGAAAAATGATATAAAAGAAAATTATATTTTTTCCAGAAAAAATCTTATTTATCTCATTATGCCTCTCATATTTGAGCAGTTACTGGCCGTTGCTGTGGGCATGGCAGACACAGTAATGGTTGCTAGTGTTGGGGAAAGTGGAGTATCAGCCGTATCTTTGGTGGATTCAGTAAATATTCTGCTTATAAATTTATTTGCAGCATTGGCAACAGGCGGAGCCGTGGTTGCAGGACAGTACATAGGAAGAAATCAGAAAGAAAAGGCTTCAAAAGCAGGAGAACAGCTTATAGTATTTGCAACACTTATTTCACTGGTCATAATGGTAGTGATGTATATTGGCAGAAGTTTTATATTAAATGTGGTATTCGGCTCCATTGAGCCTGTTGTTGCAAAATATGCCAATACCTATATGAACATAGTATTCGCAAGTATTCCGTTCATAGCAGTATATAACAGTGGGGCAGCCTTATTCAGAGCTATGGGAAATTCTAAAGTTACTATGAAAATCTCCCTGATAATGAATACCATCAACGTTGTGGGAAATGCAATACTAATATATGGATTTGGCATGGGAGTTGAGGGAGCTGCCATTCCAACCCTGATATCTAGGGCAGTAGCTGCTATAATTATAGTTTTGTTGCTTAGAGATGAAAGTCTTGCTATCCATATAAGTAAGGCATTTAAATATAAATTTGATGGTAAAATGGTTAAAAATATCCTCCAAATAGGAATACCAAATGGAATAGAAAATAGTATGTTTCAGCTAGGCAAGATATTATTATTGAGTATTGTATCTGGGTTTGGGACTGCAGCTATTACAGCAAATGCAGTTGCAAATACGGTTACCGCTTTTCAGTTTCTTCCTGGTGCTGCTATAGGATTAGGTCTTGTTACTGTAGTCAGCCAGTGTGTCGGAGCTGGAGATTATGATCAGGCTAGATACTATACAAAGGTACTTCATAAATATGCTTATATGGCTTTAGCTCTGGTAAATGGAATTATAATACTGGCATCGCCATTTATACTGAAGATGTATAATCTATCACCGGAAACTGCTGCATTGGCAAGAAAGATAATAATATTCTATGGGATACATGCCTGCTTAGTGTGGCCATTGGGCTTTACTCTTCCAAATACCTTAAGAGCTGCAAATGATGTACGATATGCCATGATAATAAGTGTAAGTTCTATGTGGATTACAAGGATTGGGCTTGGCATATTATTTGCCAAATATTTAGATTTTGGAATGTTTGGGGTTTGGATTGCTATGATCTGTGACTGGTATGTAAGAGCTGCATTTTTTATTCATCGATATAGGGGAAGTAAATGGGAAGAAAAGACTGCCCACCATTTATAG
- a CDS encoding MBL fold metallo-hydrolase, with protein MKMATLIENKPGDREELYTEYGLSIYIEVDGKKILFDTGQSGDFIDNAKDLGIDLKGLDYVIISHGHYDHSGGFERLIKEINPSINLYLGSGFFNKKYNLMESGEYEYVGNPFEEQFLSENNIQVKYINEDILNITENLIIFTNFNRNQEFENTNQNMYLKEDEEYKKDMFLEEVSLGIKTNRGLVVIVGCSHAGIVNILDTITERIDMNIYGVIGGLHLVRENDEKINKIIEYLKEKDIELIGACHCTGKQGETMLSQRLEGSFTDNNTGDILYIK; from the coding sequence ATGAAAATGGCTACATTAATTGAAAATAAACCTGGGGATAGGGAAGAGTTATATACAGAATATGGATTATCAATATATATAGAGGTGGATGGAAAGAAGATATTATTTGATACAGGGCAAAGTGGAGACTTTATAGACAATGCAAAGGATCTAGGTATTGATTTGAAGGGTTTAGACTATGTGATAATTAGTCATGGACATTATGATCATAGTGGTGGGTTCGAAAGACTTATAAAAGAAATAAATCCTAGTATTAATTTATATTTAGGAAGTGGATTCTTTAATAAGAAATATAATTTAATGGAAAGTGGAGAATATGAATATGTGGGAAATCCCTTTGAGGAACAGTTTTTAAGTGAAAATAATATACAGGTAAAATACATAAATGAAGATATATTAAATATTACAGAAAATCTAATTATTTTTACAAACTTTAACAGAAACCAAGAATTTGAAAATACAAATCAAAATATGTATTTAAAAGAAGACGAAGAATATAAAAAAGATATGTTCCTAGAAGAAGTTTCCTTAGGAATTAAAACTAATAGGGGATTAGTAGTCATAGTAGGATGTTCTCATGCAGGGATTGTAAATATATTAGATACTATAACAGAGAGAATAGATATGAATATATATGGTGTAATAGGTGGGCTTCACTTAGTTAGAGAAAATGATGAAAAAATAAATAAAATAATAGAATATTTAAAGGAAAAGGATATTGAGTTAATAGGTGCTTGTCATTGTACAGGAAAACAAGGAGAAACCATGCTTAGTCAACGATTAGAAGGAAGTTTTACTGATAATAATACTGGAGATATATTATATATAAAATAA
- the ppdK gene encoding pyruvate, phosphate dikinase, which yields MENKYVYSFGEGKKEMKSLLGGKGANLAEMTNIGLPVPSGFTITTAACIRYYDENKLLWNELLDEIHHQLMGLEKRIGKSFSDENNPLLVSVRSGSVFSMPGMMDTILNLGLNDISVKGLANSTGNERFAYDSYRRFIQMFSDVAMGIPKVRFESLLEEMKENKGIIEDTDLNAEDLKVLVEKYKEVYLNELNEEFSQDPIKQLELSIKAVFDSWNNPRAKVYRRLHNISDNLGTAVNVQSMVFGNMGDTSGTGVAFTRNPATGENHLFGEYLINAQGEDVVAGIRTPEEISHLKDIMPEVYDEFVKITHILEKHYKDMQDIEFTIENGKLYILQTRNGKRTAQAGIRVAVDLVHEGLINKEEAIMRVEPNQLNQLLHPTFAESILKEAIIIAKGLAASPGAASGKIYFHAEDVVEAKARGERAILVRQETSPEDIEGMVAAEGILTARGGMTSHAAVVARGMGKCCVAGCSDIRVNEETKVMRAKDQTFNEGDFISLDGSTGTVYKGDIEKVQPTLGGSFGEFMGWVDEVRAMGVRANADNPKDAAQALEFGAEGIGLCRTEHMFFEETRVMSVRKMILATTLEERKSALDELLPVQRQDFYELYEAMEGKPVTVRLLDPPLHEFLPVKDEDIKELAEAMNVSFDDLKDRVEGLAEFNPMLGHRGCRLAVTYPEIYRMQVRAIIEAAIDIKEKGYEDIYPEIMIPLIGHINELKYVKDEVLKEINLVFEERNNTVKYMIGTMLEVPRAAITADEIATEAEFFSFGTNDLTQMGFGFSRDDAGKFLNEYVEKGIFEKDPFQAIDRDGVGKLMKIAIEYGRKTNPNLKLGICGEHGGEPSSVEFCHQIGLHYVSCSPFRIPIAKLAAAQAEVNYPRS from the coding sequence ATGGAAAATAAGTATGTTTATAGCTTTGGTGAGGGTAAAAAAGAAATGAAAAGTTTACTTGGAGGTAAAGGTGCTAATTTAGCTGAGATGACTAATATTGGTCTTCCTGTACCTTCAGGATTTACTATTACTACAGCTGCATGTATTCGTTACTATGATGAGAATAAACTATTGTGGAATGAATTATTAGATGAAATACATCATCAGTTAATGGGACTAGAAAAAAGAATTGGCAAAAGTTTTTCTGATGAGAATAATCCATTACTAGTATCTGTAAGATCTGGATCTGTTTTTTCCATGCCAGGAATGATGGATACTATACTTAATCTAGGACTAAATGATATATCAGTAAAGGGCCTTGCAAACTCAACAGGTAATGAAAGATTTGCCTATGATAGTTATAGAAGATTTATTCAAATGTTTTCAGATGTAGCTATGGGTATTCCAAAGGTAAGATTTGAATCTTTACTTGAAGAGATGAAAGAAAATAAGGGAATCATAGAGGATACAGATTTAAATGCTGAAGACTTAAAAGTTTTAGTTGAAAAATATAAGGAAGTTTATTTAAATGAATTAAATGAAGAATTCTCTCAGGATCCTATTAAACAGCTAGAACTTTCTATTAAAGCTGTATTTGATTCATGGAATAATCCAAGGGCTAAGGTATATAGAAGACTTCACAATATATCAGATAATCTAGGAACAGCTGTTAATGTTCAGTCTATGGTATTTGGTAATATGGGAGATACGTCAGGTACAGGAGTAGCCTTTACGAGAAATCCGGCAACTGGAGAAAATCACTTATTTGGAGAATACTTAATAAATGCTCAAGGTGAGGACGTAGTTGCAGGAATTAGGACTCCAGAGGAAATATCTCATTTAAAAGATATTATGCCGGAGGTATATGATGAGTTTGTAAAGATTACTCATATATTAGAAAAGCATTATAAAGATATGCAAGATATTGAGTTCACAATAGAAAACGGAAAACTTTATATCCTTCAAACTAGAAACGGAAAGAGAACTGCACAAGCAGGAATTAGGGTAGCTGTTGATTTAGTACATGAAGGTTTAATAAATAAAGAAGAAGCAATTATGAGAGTTGAACCAAATCAATTAAATCAGTTATTACATCCTACTTTTGCAGAATCGATTCTAAAGGAAGCTATAATAATAGCTAAGGGGTTAGCGGCATCTCCAGGAGCTGCATCAGGTAAGATTTATTTCCATGCAGAGGACGTAGTAGAAGCTAAGGCAAGGGGAGAAAGAGCAATACTAGTTAGACAGGAAACTTCTCCAGAGGATATAGAAGGTATGGTAGCAGCAGAGGGTATTCTTACAGCTCGTGGAGGTATGACATCTCATGCTGCAGTAGTTGCAAGAGGCATGGGTAAATGTTGTGTTGCAGGATGTAGTGATATAAGAGTTAATGAAGAAACAAAGGTAATGAGAGCCAAAGATCAAACTTTTAATGAAGGAGACTTTATTTCTTTAGATGGTAGTACAGGAACTGTATATAAGGGAGATATAGAGAAGGTACAACCAACATTAGGTGGAAGCTTTGGAGAATTTATGGGATGGGTAGATGAAGTAAGGGCAATGGGAGTTAGAGCCAATGCAGATAATCCAAAGGATGCAGCACAGGCCCTAGAATTTGGAGCAGAAGGTATTGGGCTTTGTAGAACTGAGCATATGTTTTTCGAGGAAACGAGAGTTATGTCTGTAAGAAAAATGATACTTGCAACTACCTTAGAGGAAAGAAAATCCGCATTAGATGAACTTCTGCCAGTACAAAGACAAGACTTCTATGAACTTTATGAAGCTATGGAAGGAAAACCTGTTACAGTAAGACTTTTAGATCCCCCACTACATGAATTTTTACCTGTAAAGGATGAAGACATAAAAGAATTAGCTGAAGCTATGAATGTAAGTTTTGATGATTTAAAAGATAGGGTAGAGGGATTAGCAGAGTTTAACCCAATGTTAGGTCATAGAGGTTGTAGATTGGCAGTAACATATCCTGAGATATATAGAATGCAAGTAAGAGCAATAATAGAGGCGGCAATAGATATTAAGGAAAAGGGATATGAAGATATTTATCCAGAGATTATGATTCCTTTAATCGGACATATAAATGAATTGAAATATGTAAAGGATGAAGTATTAAAGGAAATAAATCTTGTATTTGAAGAAAGGAACAATACAGTAAAATATATGATAGGTACAATGCTTGAAGTTCCAAGGGCAGCCATAACTGCTGATGAAATAGCTACTGAGGCTGAATTCTTTAGTTTTGGAACAAATGACCTTACTCAAATGGGCTTTGGATTCTCAAGGGACGATGCTGGTAAATTCTTAAATGAATATGTAGAGAAAGGAATCTTTGAAAAAGATCCATTCCAAGCAATTGATAGGGATGGTGTAGGAAAGTTAATGAAGATTGCCATAGAATATGGTAGAAAAACTAATCCGAATTTAAAATTAGGAATATGTGGGGAACACGGTGGAGAACCAAGTTCAGTTGAATTCTGTCACCAAATAGGACTTCACTATGTAAGCTGTTCACCTTTTAGAATACCAATAGCAAAATTAGCAGCAGCACAAGCAGAAGTAAATTATCCAAGATCATAG
- a CDS encoding pyruvate, water dikinase regulatory protein, with product MEGLKMFIVSDSLGETGALVTRAAMSQFKTDNYEIKRFSYVQDLDVLRGVLQEASLIKNSILIYTLVDERLIEFIKEYSRNTGLLTVDLISPLINVISQTLNIEPTREPGVIRRLDETYFKRVAAIEFAVKYDDGKDPRGVVEADIVLVGVSRTSKTPLSMYLANRNLKVANIPLVIEVNPPKELFNISAKKVIGLTNSPEKLNEIREERLKSLGLSSGSSYASLGRILDELEYADKIMKKIGCPIIDVSNRAIEETSEIVLSLLRKNGISFSE from the coding sequence TTGGAAGGACTTAAAATGTTTATTGTGTCAGACTCATTAGGGGAAACTGGTGCACTAGTAACTAGGGCTGCCATGTCTCAGTTTAAAACAGATAATTACGAAATCAAAAGATTCTCCTATGTCCAAGACTTAGATGTATTAAGGGGAGTTCTTCAAGAGGCCTCTCTCATAAAAAATTCAATTTTAATTTATACTTTAGTTGATGAAAGATTAATTGAATTCATAAAGGAATATTCGAGGAACACAGGTCTATTAACTGTAGATTTAATTAGCCCCCTAATAAATGTCATTAGCCAAACATTAAATATTGAACCTACAAGGGAACCTGGAGTTATAAGAAGATTAGATGAGACGTATTTCAAGAGGGTAGCAGCCATTGAGTTTGCTGTAAAGTATGATGATGGAAAAGATCCTAGGGGAGTAGTAGAGGCAGATATAGTATTAGTAGGAGTATCTAGAACATCAAAAACACCTCTTAGTATGTACTTAGCCAATAGAAATTTAAAGGTGGCAAATATTCCTTTAGTAATAGAAGTAAATCCACCTAAAGAATTATTTAATATATCTGCAAAAAAAGTCATAGGGCTTACAAATTCTCCTGAAAAATTAAATGAAATAAGAGAAGAGCGGTTGAAATCCTTAGGCCTATCTAGTGGCTCTAGCTATGCAAGCTTAGGTAGGATATTAGATGAATTAGAATATGCTGATAAAATCATGAAAAAAATTGGATGTCCAATTATAGATGTATCAAATAGGGCAATAGAAGAAACATCAGAAATAGTACTATCATTACTTAGAAAAAATGGTATAAGCTTTAGTGAATAA
- a CDS encoding DMT family transporter — protein MEQNKINKVYFAAIMYSIITGLSFLFGKIGLEYSNPIDLLAYRFTAAFLAILLPVLFKKVKVDINKEMIKKVLPMTLFYPLSFFGFQVFGLKYTPSAEAGILLAVGPVFTMILASYFLKEKATILQKISILLSVFGVIYITFKKGSSFEFNSMKGIAFLLISVISFAIYSVMARKLTQNFSGIQLGYIMIGISFISFNILAISQHLINGSIGSFLTPLKEFRFIISVLYLGVLSSSGTSFLTNYVLSKIESSKMSVFANLATVISIVAGVVFLKEEIFYYHIIGSILIIVGVIGTNLFDGKRISKEDSGDEV, from the coding sequence TTGGAACAAAATAAAATTAATAAAGTGTATTTTGCAGCTATTATGTATTCTATTATTACAGGATTATCCTTTTTATTTGGTAAAATAGGTTTGGAATATAGTAATCCTATTGATTTATTAGCCTATAGATTTACGGCAGCTTTTTTAGCTATTTTATTACCCGTCTTATTTAAAAAAGTTAAAGTAGATATTAATAAGGAAATGATAAAAAAGGTACTTCCTATGACTCTTTTCTACCCTTTATCATTTTTTGGATTTCAAGTATTTGGACTTAAATATACTCCATCTGCTGAAGCAGGTATATTATTAGCTGTAGGTCCAGTATTCACAATGATTTTGGCCTCATATTTTTTAAAAGAGAAGGCTACAATTCTTCAAAAGATATCTATTTTACTATCTGTATTTGGAGTGATTTATATAACATTTAAAAAAGGATCTTCTTTTGAATTTAATAGTATGAAAGGTATAGCATTTTTATTGATATCAGTCATATCCTTTGCAATATATAGCGTAATGGCTAGAAAGCTTACACAGAACTTTTCTGGTATACAACTGGGCTATATAATGATTGGAATTAGCTTTATATCCTTTAATATTTTGGCCATATCACAGCATTTAATAAATGGGAGTATAGGAAGTTTCCTTACTCCACTGAAAGAATTTAGATTTATTATATCTGTATTATATCTTGGAGTACTGTCATCATCTGGAACTTCATTTTTAACAAACTATGTCCTATCCAAAATTGAGTCTTCTAAAATGAGTGTATTTGCTAACTTGGCAACAGTTATATCCATAGTAGCAGGTGTTGTTTTTTTAAAGGAAGAAATATTTTATTACCATATAATAGGTTCAATTCTCATTATAGTTGGAGTTATAGGTACAAATTTATTTGATGGAAAGAGAATTTCTAAGGAAGATAGTGGAGATGAAGTTTAG
- a CDS encoding H-type small acid-soluble spore protein yields MKAHKAQEILKGNVNHEVTYKDKLVWLEHIDVENQKALVSVIATGEKMQVPVNELNSQGLELK; encoded by the coding sequence ATGAAAGCCCATAAAGCACAAGAAATATTAAAGGGAAATGTAAACCATGAAGTGACATATAAAGATAAATTAGTATGGCTAGAACATATAGATGTAGAAAACCAAAAAGCATTAGTTTCAGTAATAGCTACTGGTGAAAAAATGCAAGTTCCTGTAAATGAATTAAATAGCCAGGGACTTGAATTAAAATAA
- the ccsA gene encoding cytochrome c biogenesis protein CcsA, whose product MLSYRAISLGFLLLTLVIITGAIWVESAWGRYWVWRGKRAALFSVIGFICVLFTYIGVNTLLSSIHSYVM is encoded by the coding sequence ATACTTAGTTATAGGGCCATATCTCTAGGTTTTCTTCTTTTAACTTTAGTGATAATAACAGGTGCAATATGGGTGGAAAGTGCCTGGGGAAGATACTGGGTATGGAGAGGTAAAAGGGCTGCCTTATTTAGTGTTATTGGATTTATTTGTGTACTATTCACTTATATAGGAGTAAATACCTTATTGTCTAGTATTCATTCATATGTCATGTAA